A single genomic interval of Staphylococcus hyicus harbors:
- a CDS encoding response regulator transcription factor, producing MKTQLLIVEDDASVQRLLKRLFEQNNYRVHLAGNGKEALFQFENVLPDIIILDLGLPDMEGLCVIQKVKQNYQTPILVLSAREDAEEKVICLDNGADDYVTKPFNSDELLARVRVLQRKYNDCTRPSNVYHNGGLWIDFDSHQVTVDGNAIHLTPIEYKLLVLLSEHTGKVLTYKFILKAVWGHILESDLPSLRVFMTTLRKKIEHDPKNPQYIRTHLSVGYQMMKQEHSSSS from the coding sequence TTGAAGACGCAATTATTAATTGTAGAAGATGATGCCTCTGTCCAACGCTTATTGAAGCGGTTATTTGAACAAAATAATTATCGGGTACACCTTGCAGGTAACGGTAAAGAAGCACTATTTCAGTTTGAAAACGTACTTCCAGATATCATCATTCTTGATTTAGGTTTACCAGATATGGAAGGGCTATGTGTGATTCAAAAGGTGAAACAAAACTATCAGACCCCAATACTCGTGCTCAGTGCAAGAGAGGATGCTGAGGAAAAAGTAATTTGTCTTGATAATGGGGCGGATGATTACGTAACAAAACCTTTTAATTCGGATGAATTGTTAGCACGCGTCCGTGTACTTCAAAGAAAATACAACGATTGCACACGCCCTTCTAACGTTTATCACAACGGTGGGTTGTGGATAGATTTCGATAGCCATCAAGTGACTGTTGATGGTAATGCAATACATTTAACGCCAATTGAATATAAGTTACTCGTGCTTTTATCGGAACATACAGGCAAAGTCTTAACGTATAAATTTATTTTAAAAGCCGTTTGGGGACATATTTTGGAATCTGATTTACCTTCGTTACGCGTGTTTATGACGACTTTACGTAAAAAAATTGAACATGATCCTAAAAACCCACAATATATTCGGACACATCTTTCAGTTGGCTATCAAATGATGAAACAAGAACATTCATCATCTTCTTGA
- the sbnA gene encoding 2,3-diaminopropionate biosynthesis protein SbnA: MNSNQHNHSILECIGQTPMVQLASLFENHKVFAKLEYMNPGGSMKDRPAKYIIEHGIACGDITKDTHLIESTSGNLGIALAMVAKIKGLKLTCVVDPKISETNLKIIKSYGAHVDMVHTPDENGGYLKTRIARVKELLNESKHAYWINQYANDLNWQAHYHGAGTEIVEAIEGPIDYFVAPVSTTGSIMGMSRKIKAHHPNAKIIAVDAKGSVIFGDTPKNRELPGIGASRIPEILNKTEIDDVIHIDDYQSTKGCHELVEKEGIFAGGSTGAIVAAIQQLIENVDKDQTIVTILPDRGERYLDLVYSDTWVQRLTRDTDDDTVLHSV, encoded by the coding sequence ATGAATTCAAATCAGCACAATCATTCTATTTTAGAGTGTATTGGTCAAACACCTATGGTTCAGTTAGCATCACTTTTTGAGAATCATAAGGTTTTTGCCAAATTAGAATATATGAATCCTGGTGGCAGTATGAAAGATCGCCCTGCCAAGTACATTATCGAACATGGTATCGCATGCGGTGACATCACTAAAGATACGCATTTGATTGAGAGTACATCAGGGAACCTTGGCATAGCGCTTGCGATGGTAGCCAAAATTAAAGGTTTGAAGTTAACGTGTGTGGTTGATCCTAAAATTTCTGAGACGAATTTAAAAATCATAAAAAGTTATGGTGCACATGTGGATATGGTTCATACACCAGATGAAAATGGTGGCTATTTAAAGACGCGTATTGCACGTGTAAAAGAACTGCTCAATGAATCAAAACATGCTTATTGGATCAATCAATATGCGAATGATTTAAACTGGCAAGCCCATTATCACGGCGCAGGTACTGAAATCGTTGAGGCGATTGAAGGTCCGATCGATTATTTTGTGGCACCTGTAAGTACCACAGGCAGTATTATGGGCATGAGTCGCAAAATTAAAGCGCATCATCCAAACGCTAAAATTATTGCGGTAGATGCTAAAGGATCTGTAATTTTTGGGGATACGCCGAAAAATCGTGAACTGCCGGGCATTGGTGCAAGCCGTATTCCGGAGATTTTAAATAAAACTGAAATAGATGACGTCATACATATAGATGATTATCAATCTACGAAAGGTTGCCATGAATTAGTAGAAAAGGAAGGTATTTTTGCTGGAGGATCTACTGGTGCAATCGTCGCAGCCATACAACAATTAATCGAGAATGTAGATAAAGATCAAACCATCGTGACGATATTACCCGATCGAGGAGAACGTTATTTAGATTTGGTGTATTCAGACACATGGGTACAGCGTTTAACGCGCGATACAGATGACGATACGGTGTTACATTCCGTATAA
- the sbnB gene encoding N-[(2S)-2-amino-2-carboxyethyl]-L-glutamate dehydrogenase SbnB, with protein MKHEMLYLNRTDIENVGGHHSNIYVEALTEALTAHAQQKFVQPLKPYLRANGKDGHIADRIIAMPSYIGLKDPISGIKWIGSKHDNPSKRHMERASGVIILNDPETNYPIAVMEASLISSMRTAAVSVIAAKHLAKKGFTDLTIIGCGLIGDRQLQSMLEQFDHIENVYVYDQFDAASATFVDTWQSRRPDIHFIRSTSAKEAIEQGDVVITCTVTDQPYIEYDWLKKGAFVSNISIMDVKKEVFLKADKVLVDDWSQANREKKTINQLVLEGRFSEEALHAELGQLLTGEKPGRENDDEIILLNPMGMAIEDISSAYYIYKKARAEGIGTTLSLY; from the coding sequence ATGAAACATGAGATGTTGTATTTAAACCGAACAGATATTGAAAACGTTGGAGGTCATCATTCCAATATTTATGTAGAAGCCTTAACAGAAGCGTTAACAGCCCATGCACAACAAAAGTTTGTGCAACCATTAAAACCTTATTTGCGTGCAAATGGTAAAGACGGACATATTGCAGATAGAATCATTGCGATGCCGAGTTATATTGGGCTTAAGGACCCAATCTCTGGCATTAAATGGATTGGGAGTAAGCACGATAATCCATCGAAACGTCATATGGAACGCGCAAGTGGTGTCATTATTTTAAATGATCCAGAAACAAACTATCCGATCGCGGTAATGGAAGCAAGTCTCATTAGTAGTATGCGTACCGCTGCAGTTTCAGTGATTGCAGCCAAACATCTAGCTAAAAAAGGCTTCACTGATTTAACAATCATTGGTTGTGGTTTGATAGGAGACCGTCAACTTCAAAGTATGCTAGAACAGTTCGATCATATCGAAAACGTCTATGTATACGACCAATTCGACGCAGCCAGTGCGACTTTTGTCGATACGTGGCAGTCACGACGACCAGATATTCATTTTATTCGAAGTACATCGGCAAAAGAAGCCATCGAACAGGGTGATGTTGTGATTACATGTACGGTCACAGATCAACCGTATATCGAATATGACTGGTTGAAAAAAGGCGCGTTCGTAAGCAATATCTCGATTATGGACGTCAAAAAAGAAGTGTTCTTAAAAGCGGATAAAGTGCTTGTCGATGATTGGTCTCAAGCGAATCGTGAGAAAAAAACGATTAACCAACTGGTGTTAGAAGGCCGTTTTTCTGAAGAAGCGCTACATGCTGAGTTAGGTCAATTGTTAACTGGAGAAAAACCAGGTCGTGAAAATGATGATGAAATCATTTTACTCAATCCGATGGGCATGGCAATAGAGGACATTTCAAGTGCCTATTACATATACAAAAAAGCGCGAGCTGAGGGGATTGGAACGACACTAAGCCTTTATTAA
- the sbnC gene encoding staphyloferrin B biosynthesis protein SbnC: MSHVANYDEQLASKVILSDLIDALFFEDVFELYSKGRVIHQDEQTLFVYQHEDQRLEIPVYLSSLNVYRFARSQGEVKLYTLHKTITLNAVSLWDTLVMMHPDEAKQLNSVRFREGLVQACQQLAAQYQGLDLAEHPFVQSEQFASLKDRPFHPLAKEKRGLNASDYAHFQAEYNEPMSLKVVALHRNWVMASQHANEATLQCALNITTDNTFHQYMEAQGLNPENYMLFPVHPWQFNHVLPHYFEQEIKEKVIVPLDMKCGRFVSSSSMRTLIDIERPFDHIKVPFAMQSLGALRLTPTRYLLNGEQGEALLEQVRQQSEYLKTHLLLCDEKQWWSFIAPSKNIFEDRTGHLTVQLRQYPEVVKETDTVVISMAALAMADTRVLEPVFGHCDFTSEEVEAIYQDIVTSFIHTLFACMRRGILPEVHGQNVLVAFQNGRVRQFILRDHDTVRIYPTWMTLNGMDVPEYAIRKDTPNTLINDDLETFFTYFQTLGILVNVYAIIDTFASLYQLDEQRLMAFLRQTMKQAVDETKWPNGAAEVRQLLFDKETWPFKRILLPLLHQKDSGGGSMPSSIGEIVNPMMSYD, translated from the coding sequence ATGAGCCATGTAGCAAACTATGATGAACAACTGGCGTCAAAAGTGATATTAAGTGATTTGATAGACGCACTGTTTTTTGAAGATGTTTTTGAACTGTACTCAAAAGGGCGCGTGATTCATCAAGATGAACAAACTTTATTTGTGTATCAACATGAAGACCAACGATTAGAAATTCCTGTGTATTTAAGCAGTTTAAATGTGTACCGGTTTGCGCGTTCTCAAGGAGAGGTCAAACTTTATACATTACATAAGACGATTACTTTAAATGCTGTATCACTTTGGGACACGCTTGTAATGATGCATCCAGATGAGGCTAAACAACTGAATAGTGTGCGTTTTCGTGAAGGACTCGTACAGGCCTGTCAGCAATTGGCAGCGCAGTATCAAGGTTTAGACCTTGCAGAACATCCATTTGTGCAATCAGAACAATTCGCTAGTCTCAAAGATCGTCCATTTCATCCATTAGCAAAAGAAAAACGTGGCTTAAATGCGTCCGACTATGCGCATTTTCAAGCCGAATACAATGAGCCGATGTCATTGAAAGTGGTGGCGCTTCATCGTAACTGGGTTATGGCAAGTCAGCATGCCAATGAAGCAACTTTACAATGCGCTTTAAACATAACGACTGATAATACATTTCATCAATATATGGAAGCTCAAGGTCTGAATCCTGAAAACTATATGCTATTTCCTGTGCATCCTTGGCAGTTCAACCATGTGTTACCGCATTATTTTGAACAAGAGATAAAAGAAAAGGTGATTGTACCCCTTGATATGAAGTGTGGTCGTTTTGTTTCATCCTCATCAATGCGCACATTGATTGATATTGAGCGTCCTTTTGACCATATTAAAGTTCCTTTTGCGATGCAATCGTTAGGTGCTTTACGACTCACGCCGACACGTTATTTGCTTAATGGTGAACAAGGAGAGGCATTACTTGAACAGGTGAGACAACAATCTGAATATCTAAAAACCCACCTTTTACTATGCGATGAAAAACAATGGTGGTCCTTCATCGCACCGTCAAAAAATATTTTTGAAGATCGTACGGGGCATTTAACTGTGCAATTGCGCCAATATCCAGAAGTTGTCAAAGAGACCGACACAGTCGTCATTTCTATGGCTGCGCTTGCGATGGCAGATACGCGCGTACTTGAACCTGTCTTTGGTCATTGTGATTTTACGTCAGAGGAAGTCGAAGCTATTTATCAAGATATCGTTACATCATTCATTCATACGCTATTTGCCTGCATGCGTCGCGGTATATTGCCTGAAGTGCACGGTCAAAATGTGCTCGTCGCATTTCAAAATGGTCGAGTACGCCAATTCATTCTACGTGATCACGACACGGTTCGGATTTATCCGACTTGGATGACTCTGAATGGTATGGATGTGCCAGAATATGCGATTCGCAAAGATACACCGAATACTTTAATTAACGACGATTTGGAAACGTTCTTCACGTATTTTCAAACGCTTGGCATCTTAGTGAATGTGTATGCCATCATCGATACATTTGCGTCGCTTTATCAGCTTGATGAACAGCGATTAATGGCTTTTTTACGTCAAACGATGAAACAGGCGGTCGATGAGACAAAGTGGCCTAATGGTGCAGCGGAAGTACGACAGCTGCTTTTTGATAAAGAGACATGGCCATTTAAACGCATTCTCTTACCTTTATTACATCAAAAAGATTCTGGGGGTGGCAGTATGCCATCAAGTATTGGAGAGATTGTGAATCCAATGATGTCGTATGACTAG
- a CDS encoding MFS transporter — MTSAHLWKRNFRILWSSQFISIAGLTVLVPLLPIYIASLEQLSVTEIQLWSGVAIAAPAVTTMIASPLWGKLGDKISRKWMVLRALIGLGICLILMSTCTTAFQFVLVRLLQGLFGGVVDASNAFATSEAPANERGKVLGHLQSSVSAGSLVGPLVGGVLATVIGFQTLLLSIGIATFIICGVGMVTLVETHHRKQCMTPTIQCGVRTSFKCLLCTHVTCRFIIVGILANLAMYGMMTALAPLVSGANTTLLDDKAAIGLIQSVFWTASILSAPLWGMLNDKQYVKYVYIATTLICGLSVVLQGVATNFWMLLIFRMMQGFTYSALIQSVMFVVANACHKDLKGTFIGSTNSMLVLGQVVGSMTGALITSHYNPMMTFIVMGIIFIASSCVLKSSQLKCIKEDQSLMNQLWELKVQRAKHSK, encoded by the coding sequence ATGACTAGTGCGCATCTTTGGAAGCGTAACTTTCGCATTTTATGGAGCAGTCAATTTATCTCTATAGCGGGTTTAACGGTACTCGTGCCGTTATTACCCATCTATATCGCCTCATTAGAACAACTATCTGTAACAGAAATTCAACTGTGGAGCGGTGTCGCTATCGCTGCACCTGCTGTGACAACGATGATTGCGTCTCCATTATGGGGGAAACTTGGCGATAAAATCAGCCGAAAATGGATGGTGTTACGTGCCTTAATCGGTTTAGGTATATGTTTAATATTGATGTCGACGTGTACGACCGCATTTCAATTTGTACTTGTGCGCTTATTACAAGGTCTATTCGGCGGTGTGGTAGACGCTTCGAATGCATTTGCGACAAGCGAAGCACCTGCGAATGAACGAGGAAAGGTGCTTGGACATCTACAAAGTTCCGTAAGTGCAGGGTCGTTAGTGGGACCTTTAGTCGGCGGTGTATTAGCCACTGTCATTGGCTTTCAAACGTTATTGCTTTCAATTGGTATTGCCACATTTATCATTTGCGGTGTAGGCATGGTGACTTTAGTTGAAACGCATCATCGTAAGCAATGTATGACACCAACGATTCAATGCGGTGTGAGAACATCATTTAAATGTTTGTTATGTACACATGTGACTTGCAGATTTATAATCGTGGGTATTTTAGCCAATCTTGCCATGTATGGCATGATGACTGCACTTGCTCCACTCGTTTCAGGCGCCAATACAACTCTACTTGATGATAAGGCAGCTATAGGCTTGATTCAATCTGTCTTTTGGACAGCTTCAATATTAAGCGCACCGTTATGGGGCATGCTTAATGACAAACAATATGTGAAATATGTTTATATTGCAACAACGTTAATTTGTGGTCTGAGTGTCGTGTTACAAGGCGTGGCCACTAACTTCTGGATGTTGTTAATTTTTCGAATGATGCAAGGTTTTACATACAGTGCATTGATTCAAAGTGTGATGTTTGTCGTCGCAAATGCATGTCATAAAGATTTAAAAGGGACATTTATTGGATCAACGAACAGCATGCTGGTACTGGGTCAAGTAGTTGGAAGTATGACCGGTGCACTCATTACAAGTCACTATAACCCCATGATGACATTTATTGTAATGGGTATTATTTTTATCGCTAGTAGTTGTGTCCTGAAATCCTCACAGTTGAAATGTATAAAAGAAGATCAATCATTAATGAATCAATTATGGGAGTTGAAAGTACAACGTGCAAAACATTCAAAATAA
- a CDS encoding IucA/IucC family protein, protein MQNKAIAEQAALERMLNVYFREHQLYHNAPEHQQWHIHLNDNETLIGTFLYWSMMGHHVYQKQVFIKEGDVISPVTCQHAIERLLSIFEDESNHARVQEIYADIQNSMRRTALYLNDKDDTRTVDQYIQSEQSLYLGHPFHPTPKSSKGFTSEDLKRYAPECHTHFQLHYLSVDASLILARDVEGLTDTVTETLYELAFMDKADLPQGHTLLPLHPYQMRHLQEDPVFKAQLDCGRIIDLGQRGRSVYPTSSVRTVFEKALNVYLKLPIHVKITNFIRTNNFEQIERTLDAATVIAHVKNMFETPTFKLMFEQGYRALHLETSSSDKDWITETALIVREGINDYDENKDIHVLASLFETIPNATHSMLYDRVQQSGLSVETWLQRYLDVMIQPMLTLFATAGISLEGHVQNTLIQFQEGIPKVCYVRDLEGVCLSEKLARGAHLVPQIVDSNSPVVETHETAWHRFKYYVIVNHLGHLVSTLGKATGNEAQLWRVVRAQCQSWTTDNKIQHYVEDVLASETFSAKANFMSKIKNCSENPIYINIPNPIRHVEEVSSFDAFN, encoded by the coding sequence ATTCAAAATAAAGCTATAGCTGAACAAGCAGCACTAGAACGCATGCTTAATGTGTATTTTAGAGAACATCAATTGTATCACAATGCCCCAGAACATCAGCAATGGCACATTCACTTAAATGATAATGAAACACTGATAGGCACATTTCTTTATTGGTCAATGATGGGGCATCATGTGTATCAAAAGCAGGTTTTCATAAAGGAAGGTGATGTGATATCACCTGTGACATGTCAACATGCCATTGAACGTCTCTTATCCATTTTTGAAGATGAAAGTAATCACGCGCGTGTGCAAGAAATTTACGCTGATATACAAAACAGTATGAGACGCACAGCGCTTTACTTAAATGATAAAGATGACACACGCACAGTGGATCAGTATATACAATCAGAACAATCATTGTATTTAGGGCATCCGTTTCATCCGACCCCAAAAAGCTCCAAAGGTTTTACATCAGAGGATTTAAAACGCTATGCGCCAGAATGTCATACACATTTTCAACTTCATTATTTAAGTGTAGACGCCTCGCTCATATTGGCACGTGATGTAGAGGGACTCACGGATACGGTCACGGAAACGTTATATGAACTGGCATTCATGGACAAAGCGGATTTACCTCAAGGACATACGTTATTGCCTCTTCATCCGTATCAAATGCGTCACCTTCAAGAGGATCCCGTATTTAAGGCACAGCTTGATTGTGGACGCATCATAGATCTAGGGCAAAGAGGGCGGTCGGTCTACCCGACGTCTTCCGTTCGGACAGTATTTGAAAAAGCGCTCAATGTTTATTTAAAACTACCGATACACGTTAAAATCACTAACTTTATACGTACGAATAATTTTGAACAAATCGAACGAACGCTAGATGCCGCAACAGTCATTGCACACGTTAAAAATATGTTCGAGACCCCAACGTTTAAATTAATGTTTGAACAAGGCTATCGTGCGTTACACCTCGAGACGTCTTCAAGTGACAAAGATTGGATTACAGAAACGGCGTTAATCGTCCGTGAAGGTATCAATGATTATGACGAAAACAAAGACATTCACGTTCTTGCCAGTCTTTTTGAAACGATTCCAAATGCCACACATTCCATGTTGTACGATCGCGTTCAACAAAGTGGTTTATCTGTCGAAACTTGGTTACAGCGCTATTTAGATGTGATGATTCAACCGATGCTCACACTTTTTGCGACGGCCGGTATTAGTTTAGAAGGACATGTTCAAAATACGTTAATCCAGTTTCAAGAAGGTATCCCTAAAGTGTGCTATGTACGTGATCTAGAAGGGGTATGTTTATCTGAAAAGCTCGCACGTGGAGCGCATCTCGTTCCCCAAATTGTAGATTCGAATAGTCCAGTTGTCGAAACGCATGAGACTGCATGGCATCGCTTTAAATATTATGTGATTGTGAACCATCTCGGTCATTTGGTGTCGACACTTGGAAAGGCGACTGGAAATGAAGCGCAATTATGGCGAGTGGTACGCGCACAATGCCAATCTTGGACGACAGATAACAAGATACAACATTATGTAGAAGATGTATTAGCTTCTGAAACGTTTTCTGCTAAAGCGAACTTTATGAGTAAAATCAAAAATTGCAGTGAAAATCCAATTTATATTAATATCCCGAATCCAATTCGTCATGTAGAGGAGGTCTCATCATTTGATGCATTCAATTGA
- the sbnF gene encoding staphyloferrin B biosynthesis protein SbnF: MHSIEQRVKTRIMAQLITSLIYEKIVVYTMTHLKGNMHHVEIKGEHASYHFDVRVTESFDRLQLTSQIMKVCADGTESPTLNYAQLLRDVQYTFTKDTQKIEQFIGELIQTELKDCQALTYKLNHHKAVPKTFNALESYAMEGHTYHPSYKSRLGFTLEENLKYGPDFQPTIHLTWIAVPKHHVQQTISQAIVPEQILQHQLGQETVDQFTDTLRQHVENVSDYVWLPVHPWQFDHMIANHFAEAWLNGDIIFLGKSREAYVPQQSIRTLSPVETDKYYIKVPLNITNTSTKRVLAPHTIENAANITDWLKHIQAHDPYLRDQLRTVFLGEVLGMSYDQQHLPEDKKTATYGALGVIWRENIYHYLEASEEAIPFHALYSKDTVERPVIDGWIQRYGADNWMRQFINVAVRPLIHMLYTHGIALESHAQNMMLIHDKGWPTRVAIKDFHDGVRFKRALLSDIAKNPQLQDTPEAHQRINRNSFIETDDVQLVRDFVLDAFFFINIAGQILFMDEAYNLSESDQWHMVYDCIQDYLRTHPNLSLQQHFDLFERTIQVEKLTTRRLREDNELRIHHVTNPLGVIHHDGAIT; the protein is encoded by the coding sequence ATGCATTCAATTGAACAACGTGTAAAAACACGTATCATGGCACAACTCATCACGTCGTTAATTTATGAAAAGATTGTCGTGTATACTATGACGCATCTTAAAGGCAATATGCATCATGTTGAAATAAAAGGTGAACATGCATCTTATCATTTTGATGTACGTGTGACAGAGAGTTTTGATCGTTTACAACTCACGTCTCAAATTATGAAAGTGTGTGCAGATGGAACCGAAAGTCCGACATTAAATTATGCGCAATTATTGAGAGATGTCCAATATACATTCACAAAAGATACACAGAAAATCGAGCAATTTATCGGTGAACTCATACAAACAGAATTGAAAGATTGCCAAGCGCTTACGTATAAATTGAACCATCATAAAGCCGTACCTAAAACGTTTAATGCGCTCGAATCCTATGCGATGGAAGGACACACGTATCATCCAAGTTATAAGTCACGCCTTGGATTTACCCTTGAAGAAAATTTGAAATATGGGCCTGATTTTCAACCCACGATTCATTTAACATGGATTGCCGTACCTAAACATCACGTCCAACAAACGATTTCTCAAGCTATTGTGCCTGAGCAAATTTTGCAACATCAGCTTGGTCAAGAAACGGTTGATCAATTCACTGACACTTTACGTCAACACGTCGAAAACGTCTCAGATTATGTATGGTTACCCGTACATCCGTGGCAGTTTGACCATATGATCGCCAATCATTTTGCTGAAGCGTGGTTAAATGGTGACATTATATTTCTTGGGAAATCTCGAGAAGCCTATGTGCCACAGCAATCGATACGTACGTTGTCACCTGTCGAAACCGATAAATATTATATTAAAGTTCCGCTTAATATTACCAATACGTCAACGAAGCGGGTACTTGCTCCGCATACAATTGAAAATGCGGCCAATATTACAGATTGGTTGAAACATATTCAAGCACATGATCCCTATTTGCGAGACCAATTACGTACAGTGTTTCTAGGAGAGGTACTGGGTATGTCGTATGATCAACAGCATTTGCCAGAAGACAAGAAAACGGCAACTTATGGTGCATTAGGCGTGATATGGCGTGAAAATATATATCATTATTTAGAAGCAAGTGAAGAGGCGATACCATTTCATGCGCTTTATAGTAAAGACACAGTTGAACGCCCGGTCATCGATGGTTGGATACAACGATACGGTGCTGATAATTGGATGCGACAATTTATCAACGTTGCGGTGCGTCCATTAATACATATGTTGTATACGCATGGTATAGCTTTAGAATCTCATGCGCAAAATATGATGCTTATTCATGACAAGGGTTGGCCAACACGTGTAGCCATTAAAGATTTCCATGATGGTGTGCGTTTTAAACGTGCGTTATTAAGCGACATTGCTAAAAACCCTCAACTTCAAGACACACCGGAAGCACATCAACGCATCAATCGTAACTCATTTATAGAAACCGATGATGTACAACTCGTTAGAGATTTTGTACTGGATGCTTTTTTCTTTATCAATATCGCAGGGCAGATTTTATTTATGGATGAGGCATACAACCTATCTGAATCAGATCAGTGGCACATGGTGTATGACTGCATCCAAGATTATTTACGCACACATCCCAACTTGTCGCTTCAACAGCATTTCGATTTATTTGAACGAACGATTCAAGTTGAAAAATTAACGACACGTCGACTCCGTGAAGATAATGAACTGCGCATTCATCACGTAACGAACCCGTTAGGAGTGATTCACCATGATGGCGCTATCACTTAA
- a CDS encoding HpcH/HpaI aldolase family protein: MMALSLKEKLQRGETVYGLFNSIPHPLVIEMIAASGYDFVIIDTEHTAINDETLEHMIRAAETAGIIAIVRVTQSIERDIIKVLDMGARGIIVPHVESKARAEEIVKLSRYYPEGMRSLNGGRMPRFGEMSLTDYMAEANNSIVVIAMIESQKGLNALDDIASVNGIDMIIEGAADLSQSFGKPWQTTDEVVQKATAYMYKITTHHHKAFIALPREHAQFKAWKDKGVKAFVLGDDRGKFYRHLKQDLLSYKGGEPL, translated from the coding sequence ATGATGGCGCTATCACTTAAAGAGAAACTGCAACGAGGCGAAACAGTATACGGCTTATTTAATTCGATTCCGCATCCGCTAGTTATTGAAATGATAGCAGCGAGTGGTTATGATTTCGTCATTATCGATACTGAGCATACGGCCATTAATGATGAAACCCTTGAACATATGATTCGCGCGGCTGAAACAGCTGGCATCATAGCGATTGTCCGTGTAACGCAATCTATAGAACGGGATATTATTAAAGTGTTGGATATGGGTGCACGTGGCATTATCGTTCCACATGTGGAGAGTAAAGCACGCGCTGAAGAAATTGTTAAGCTAAGTCGCTATTATCCAGAAGGCATGCGCAGTTTAAATGGCGGTCGTATGCCGCGCTTCGGAGAAATGTCGCTTACAGACTATATGGCTGAAGCCAATAATAGTATTGTGGTGATTGCGATGATTGAAAGTCAAAAAGGACTCAACGCACTAGATGATATTGCCAGTGTCAACGGTATAGACATGATCATCGAAGGCGCCGCAGACTTATCTCAGTCTTTTGGTAAACCTTGGCAAACGACAGATGAAGTTGTGCAAAAAGCGACAGCCTATATGTATAAAATTACGACACATCATCATAAAGCATTTATCGCACTACCCCGTGAACACGCTCAATTTAAGGCATGGAAAGACAAAGGGGTGAAAGCCTTTGTATTAGGTGATGACCGTGGCAAATTTTACCGTCACTTAAAACAAGACCTTTTATCTTATAAAGGAGGTGAACCTTTGTGA